From the genome of Halobacteriovorax marinus SJ:
TGGAGTCGATATAAGAGAGTTAACTTATTTAGAAAGAGCAAAAATTATCTCTTATGTTCCACAGTTTCTTGAGGTTCATGCAGATTATAGTGTTTGGGATTTTATGGAGATGAGTTATTACCCTCATCTCGAAGATATGCGAACTCTTAATAATTTTGAAATTGAAAAAGCAGATTCGATATTAAATGACTTTAATCTTTTAGATTTTAAACATCGCTCTCTTCTTAGTCTTAGTGGTGGAGAGAGGCAGCGAGTCTTTATTGCAGCTTCAATTTTTCAATCTCCAAAAATACTCCTCTTAGATGAACCGACATCTTTCTTAGATCCTAAAATTCAAGATGAAATAAATAAAATAATCTTCTCTTTAGAGAAGAGGATGAGTGTTGTTCTCGTCTCACACGATATTAATTCTTCAATTTTAAATAGTAAGAGAATTATTGCACTTAAGAAGGGAGAGCGCTTCTATGATGGAAGTGCAGTTGAATTTATTAGTAAGAAATATCTAGATGAGTTATTTGAGAAGTCTTTCACTCTTGTAAATCACCCTGAAGAAAAAATGAAAATGATTGTGCCGGAGATTTATAAGTCATGAAATTAAAATTTCTCGCCCTTTTCTTTCTTTTAGTTATAGTTTCCCTTTTTTCAATAATGATTGGCCCTGGAGATTTTAAATTTTCGGATCCTGGGTTTTCTAATATTGTTTGGAATATAAGGCTTCCACAACTCTTAATGTCCTTTCTTGTTGGAGGTTTACTTTCCTTGAGTGGACTTCTCTTTCAGGCCATGTTTAAGAACTCTCTTGCAACACCTTATACGCTGGGAGTAGCTAGTGGTGCAGCTCTAGGGGCTTCTCTTTATTTTACTCTTGGTCTCTCTCTCTCCTTTACTTTCTTTAATGGTGTTACAATTTTTAGTTTTATAAGCGCACTTCTTTGTGTTGTGATCGTATACTCGATGGCGATTAAAAGAGGTAGAGTGAGCACTCACTCATTATTATTATCTGGTGTCGTACTCTCAATGATTTGCTCAAGCCTAATTCTCTTCTTACAGTTCATGGGACAGGAGAGGGATGCTATTCAAGTGGTTAGGTGGCTAATGGGAGGAATTGATGTGGTAGGATTTAGTTCTCCAGTGCGCTTGATTCCAGTAGTTCTTATTTCTCTTTTTTATTGTTCTTTTAACGCGAGAAAATTGAATATTATGTATCTAGGTGATGATATTGCTCTTACTCGTGGAGTAAATATTTATAAGTTTAGAAAGTCTCTCTATATTGTTAATTCAATAGTAGTGGCGATGGTAGTAGCAGAGTGCGGTCCAATAGGCTTTGTGGGGCTTCTAGGGCCTCATATGGCAAAGAAAGTCTTTGGTCACAAGCATCAGCAATTGATACCTGCGAGCTTTATGGTGGGCGGAATACTCCTTAATCTTTGCGATCTTCTTTCAAGAAATATTATGGAGGAAACTCTATTGCCTGTAGGAGTTATGACTGCTCTGTTGGGTGGACCATTCCTCTTGTATCTTCTTTCTAGGCCTACAAAAAGCTGAGTGAAATTGTTGTAAGATTTTATGTGGGGTCAAAAAAATGTCTCTTTAAGGTTTCTTTTGACACCTAATTTTCTTAATTATTTAAAGAACTTAAATAGTCTTTATGTAGTTTCTTCTGCTGTTATCTTTGCAAGCTTCCGTGAATAGGTAGGGCCAGAAAATGTAAGATCACTTACTTTCAATGTATTGGACTACTAGTGGCAATTTGCCTGTTTCTAATCCCATGAAATCAGGAATATCTTAATATTGCCCCTATGGTTCGTAGGGGCAATATGCTACTCCTATGGGGATTTTGACAGTTTATTAAGGGGAAAACTTGGCATCAGCTTTGCTATATATAAAGCAAGAGTAATCAAGGAAGAATACTCGAGAATATCAAGGAAGATAAAGCCGATTTATGAAGTTTCTACGGATGGAGACGAAGTAGTAAAAAGGTTGGTTAAGATTTACAGGAAGTGAGTCGAGACAAAGAAAAAAGAGTTAGACGATCCTAGTTTCCCTCTCTCTAGTTAGGAAGATCAACTCACCAAAAAAGTATTGGTACCCGTAGACCTGATGATAGAAGTAACTTAAATAAACAGTCTATCGGGTACCTTTCTTCTTAATTATGCCACAAGTTTTTTCAATTCATCAATACTACCTTCAAGACTAACAGCAACACTAATTAACTCTTTTGAAGACTCTTCTACTTGATGAGCACTCTTAGTTGTTAGTTGGTTTGCACTATCAATTTCTTGAACCGCTGTATTGATCTCACCAACACCTGAGCTTTGCTCTTGAGAAGCAGTAGCAATCTCATTGGTTGATTCAGTAACTCGTATAAACATTTGATCAATTTCTTTTAGAGTTTGTTCACATCTCGCAGAAATATCTAAGGTTTGAGTGATGATTTCTTCACTCTTTTTTACAGCACTGCTTACTTCTGATTTAGAGTTCTCGATCATCGAAGAGATATTCGAAAGACTTCCCTCAAGAAGCTCTGAGATTTCATTCGCAGAGTTACCACTCATGTGAGCAAGGTTCCCAACTTCTTCCGCTACAACAGAGAATCCCTTTCCATGTTCACCAGCTCTTGCGGCCTCAACTGAAGCGTTGAAAGAGAGTAGCTTTGTTTGGAAAACAATATCGTTGATAACACTTGTCTTATCTTGAACGTTATTAAATACTCCTAAGATCTCTTCAAATCTTTTGTGGTTATTATCAACTTTCGTAATAAGCTCTGAAGAAGCTGTGTTCATATCTTTAACTTTTTCAGCTAGGTTTAGAATCATTTGTAGACCCTTATCTAGTTCTCTCTTTCCTGTATTTACTAGGTCAGCACTAGATACTGCCGTTGAAGTATTCTTATTCACCATTTCTGAAATCTCATGTAGTGAAGAAGATGTCTGAGTTACACTCGCTGACTGCTGCTGAGACGCCGAAGCAAGCTCTGTCGCTCTTTGACCTAGAAGGCCAGAAATATTATTAAGAGTTAAACTCTCATTAGTAACGTTGTTGATTGTACTTTCAATTTTTTGCTTAATGCTTCTGATGAAGTAGAAGCTCAGTCCAATTGTAAAAAGAAGACATCCACCTAGGATTGAGAACATAAGAAGTTCAACTTCCTTATAGTGTTCTCTCGCAACATCAAAGTCTACTTTTGCTTTTGTTTGAATAACTTCTTGAAGTGCATCGAGCTGGTCTCTACTGCTTTCAAATGCTGGACCAGTTACGTTGAGAGATGTATTCATTAGAGTAGCGTGATCTCCCTCGTATCCACTTTCTGTAAGTGGCATTGATGTATCACTGATCGTTACCCAATCTTGATATTTCGTCTTGAATACTTCAATGATTTCTTTCTCTTCTTTAGTTTTTGCAAGCTTTTCGTATACAGAGAATCTTTCTAGAACTTGCGCTCTATTCTTATAGTATTCTCCAACTTGTTTCTTCTTTTGTTCACTATCAAGACCAGATAGAAGAAGTGTTCTCTCCGCAACTAGAGATTGTTGAAAATCTCTGTCGGCCTGAACAAGGTTATCAATAGAAGGTAGACTCCTAGAGAATACGCTATCTAGCTCCTCACTTATGCTGGTTAAGCCAATGTAGCTAATCGCACAGATGATGACCTGAAAAGCAAATAGAAATGAAACCAGTGTAATGATTTGTGTTTGAATTTTTAATTTCATGGTTAGCAGCCCTCTCAATTAATTATGAAGCAATCAATAACTCTTCGGTGAAAACGTAATTTATTTTACTAAAAGTTTTCCTTAAGATTTCTTAAGCTATGGGCAATCTTTTCCATCGAACTCCTCTGGACTCTAAGTTTCTCAACCCTCCTTAGAAGTAAACCGATTCGTAAATTATGATAAACTCTAGTCGAGAAATATTTATATTCTACTTAAAAAATGACAATCAAATGTCAGAGAATTATTTCTATCTTGCTGATTTATTTAAGAATTATGGGATTTCTCTTGTTCCTGTAACACTTCGAGAACTGAAGGATATCAAGCATAATAATAGAGAATATATCGTATCTATAAACTCAAGTATCACTAAGTATGCTAATTTTCTTAAGGCCAGAAAGAACTTCTTAGACCACATGGTTCTTAGTAAGAAGTTCTGCCTCTTTGATCTATCAAGTTTTGCTATGGCCGATATTGCGGCCAAAGGATTTAGAAATAAGTCCTACCATTATTTCCAACTACCTGTTGAGTTGAAAGAAGTGGTAAAATTAATAGCACTTACTATTTATGAAGATAGAAGAACAAAGTTGACATGGCCTGGGGGAATACGTTCAAAGCTTCCGGCAGATGTCGGGAGTAGCATGTGAAAATTAGCCAAGAGCAAATTATTTCCAGGCTTATTACTTTGATAAGACTTGATGCCAAGAATTTATTTGAAAGAATTAAAACCAGAGAAGTTGAGTATCTAACAATCTTCTCTCTAAAAAGAACCAGATCACATTTTCCATCAGTGTTTAGATCTCGCTATAAGAAAGTTGGCATTGGAGATCTAAAGTATCTTTCACCCGAGTTAATCGTTGTTCTTAATGACTTCTACGAAACGGTAGATAAAATGGAGTGGTATTTAACATCGACTGAAGATATGCCACAGACTGTAGATGATAGAGTTCATTACTTTATTAAAGAACTCACTCGTAAGTATGATCTGCTTATGCTCTACTTTGATGGTGAAACAGAAGATGAAACTGAACCTGAAGCACTCTTAGAGGAAATTGATCTTCCTGAAGAATTTGAACTCGAAGAAAGTGAAGAGTCTTTTGAGGAATTATCTGACGAGGTTTTAAATGATCTAACTTCGAGTTAGAATATTTCTATGTTTAAAACTATTGCTCTTATCTTTTTTATTTCCCTACCTACTTTTGCTAGACAAGCAATTTCAGGGAATCGCTATCAACTTCTTTCCGGAGTAAGAAAGCAAAAAGAGAGTATTCAATTTTGGGATAAGAAGTTTGCTGGTGAAGACTATCTTTATGGGAAAGCTCCTGCAAAATTTCTAGCTGAAAATTATGGCTATATTCCTTTAGCATCAAAAGTCTTAGATGTAGGAATGGGCGAGGGGAGAAATACCGTTTTCCTAGCTCGCAAGGGATATAATGTTACTGGTGTAGATATCTCTGCAATTGCGGTGAGAAAAGCTCGAAGGCTAGCGGCGGAACATGGAATTAGAATTAACGCTGTAGTTTCTTCTATGGAAGACTTCAAGGGTGAGAAGAGTTCCTTTGATGCCATACTTGTCTTCTACTATGTCGACCGTGAGTTAAATAAGAAGCTGATTGAGTGGCTTAAGCCAGGCGGTATTTTAATTTATGAATCTCACACAAAAAAGCAAAAGACTCTTGCTGGAAATGAGAAGTATGAGGATAAGTACTTACTCAAAGAACTTGAGCTTCTTAGTATGTTTCCAGATCTTCGCGTTCTAAAGTTTGAAGAGCCTCTTCACAGAGGAGAGTTCACTAGTTCAATCATTCTTCAAAAGCCTTTGAGATAATTTCCTACTTTCTGAAAAAATAAAGATTTGAGACAATAAGAGCATGAAAACTTTTGTTTGGACTTTATTATTTCTGCTGACGGGTCTCTCTATGGGCGAAACTCGTAAAATGAGTGAGCAGGGTGTGTTCTCTGGTCGAGTGTCCTACTTGCGAGAAGAGGCAAGTCTAGTGAGAGTTAAAGTCGAATTTGAAAATGTAAAATACGTTAATAAGAAAGATAAAGTTGAATTCTGGGATCAGCACAATCCAAACTTTCACTGTAAGGCCTATGTGGCAGGAAAGAGTAGTAGCTATCTCTTATTAAAAGTTCCCAATATGAGAGATTGCTCATCTAGAGTTACCTTGGGGGCTGGTCGCTATTTAAAGTTCTTTAGTGAGGATCTTGAAAATAATATTCGTATGGGTAAGGAGCTGATTGAGATTCTTGTTAAGAAGAAAATGGCGCTTACCAGCAAAATTTTGTCCCGCAAAAAGCAATTGGACAGTCACATTGAAAAGGCCGACGCTGTGAATAAGAGGTATCAAGTATTACGCGACAAGTTAGAAGCGCAGTGGCGCAATGAGTTGGCCGCGTTGGAAGAAGACCGCTTGGATGCACTTAGAAATTACAAGGGCTTGGAAGTGAGAATAAATGAAATAGACTTTAAATTACAAAAATATAGAATTTCTGATGAAAATTTAACCCTAGATAGATGGTCTCTAGACCCAAGATTATTCTACAAAAAGTAGATTCTCATTGAGCTAAAACCCCATAGAAATTACATATTTAAGTGCAAATTTGACATATGTTCCTTAACATTTCAGTCAAGATTATATATGCTCGTGCAGCCAATTAAAGCAAAGGATAAGAAATGGATACAACAAAGAAATTTATTGCGGCATTTGCGTTCGCAGTTTTATCATTTTCAGCTCTTGGAGTTGGAAGTCCTAAGGCCATTAAGGGTGGAACATTCAAATATAATCTAGGACAAGCGCCTACAACTTTGAATCCACTATCATCTACAGATGCTTACGCCTCTTCAGTTCAATCTTATATTATAGAAAGTTTAGCTGATAGAAATCCTGATACATATGAGTGGCAGCCTCTTCTTGCAAAGAGCTGGGAAGTTTCTAAGGATGGTACAGAGTACACATTCACGCTTAGAGATGGAGTTAAGTGGCACGACGGAAAGCCATTAACAATTGAAGACGTTAAGTTTTCTTTCGACGCAATTGTCGATCCTACTAATAAATACAAAACGGCTCAAATTAAGCCATACTACGAAAATATTGCTTCAGCAGAAGTAATCGGAAAAAATAAAATCAAATTTACAGCAAAGAAAAAGTACTTCGGAAACTTTGATGTTGTTGCCGGACTTTCTATTGTTCCAAAGCACATCTACGAAAATCCAACAGAGAAACAACAAAAGAAATTAAATAAGACTCTTATTGGAACGGGTCCTTATACTCTTGATGGTTACAGAAGAGGTAAGCATATAACTCTTTTAAATAATAAGTCTTGGTGGGGAGCTAAAGATCCAGCAAGAAAGTTTGAGCACAACTACGGTAGAATCCTTATGAGGTTTGTTAAGGATGGAACAGTTGCAATTCAACGTCTTCAAAAAGGTGACCTTGACTTCAACGGTTTAACAGTTGAGGAATTTGAAAGAAAGACAAATGGTCCTCAGTGGGGAAAATCTGTTTTCAAAGTAAAGACTCAAAATAAAGCACCTACAGGTTACGGTTTCATTGGTTGGAACCTAAAGGACAGAATCTTCAAGTCAAAAAAGGTAAGAGTTGCTCTTTACCACTTACTAGATAGAGAGAAGATGATTGAGAAATTCCGTTTTGGTATGTCTCTTCCAGCAACAGGTCCTCTTTATAGACAATCAATTTATGCAAACGAAAAAGTGAAGCCAGTTCTCTATGATCCAAAGAAAGCTCTTAAGCTTTTAAGAGAAGATGGTTGGGCCGATACTGATAAGGATGGAATCCTAGATAAAGTTATCGACGGTCAGAAAGTAAATCTTTCATTTACAATCCTTGAGCCAAATCAAGAATTTGTTAAGTACCTCACAATTTATAAAGAAGATGCCAAGAAAGCTGGTGTAGATATCAATGTTAAATTTGTTGAATGGAACACATTCATTAAGAAGCTTGATGAGAGATCATTCGAAGCCGTAAGACTGGCTTGGTCTGGTGGATCGATCAACTGGGATCCTAAGCAAATTTGGCACTCAAGCTCAGCTTCTGCTTCGGGGTCTAACTTCATCTCTTATTCTAATCCAAAGGTTGATAAGTTAATTGATGAGGCGAGAGTAACTCTAGATAAAGAAAAGAGAATTGTGCTTTTAAAAGAAGTATATAAGCAAATTGCTGAAGATGTACCTTATGCATTCTTCTTTAATGAGAAGTATAGATTCTACGGACACACAGACAGACTTAAGCGTGAAAAAGATACGTATCAATTTGATCTAGGTCTAAGTTACTGGTGGCTTAAAAAGTAATACACCAGAAGTTGAAGCTGATAGGAGTTAGAGTTGTTTAATTATATTTTAAGAAGAATCCTGCTGATGATCCCTGTTCTTTTAGGGATCACTGTAGTGACATTTGCCATTATAAATGTTGCGCCAGGTTCGCCAATTGAGCAGAAAATTCAACAAATGCGTTTTGGTGGAGTTGGTTCAGATGGCGGTGGTAATGCTGGTATGAATAATACCAGTAAAGATAGTGCCATAAGTGAAGAAGTTTTAGAGGCACTTAAAAAGCAATATGGTTTTGATAAGCCTGTTCATGTTAGATATTGGATTTGGCTTAAGAATATTGCAAAGCTAGACTTTGGAGAGTCATTCACATACGAAGAGCCAGTACTAGACGTTGTCTCTAGTAAGTTTCCGGTCTCTCTTCAATTTGGTATTGTTTCTCTCTTGTTCTCATATTTGATTTGTATTCCTCTTGGTGTGATTAAGGCCATTA
Proteins encoded in this window:
- a CDS encoding ABC transporter ATP-binding protein; amino-acid sequence: MLKIKNLSLSIDKKEILKDISLEFLPNSQTTILGPNGSGKSSLIKCIIGINDMWSGSIELNGVDIRELTYLERAKIISYVPQFLEVHADYSVWDFMEMSYYPHLEDMRTLNNFEIEKADSILNDFNLLDFKHRSLLSLSGGERQRVFIAASIFQSPKILLLDEPTSFLDPKIQDEINKIIFSLEKRMSVVLVSHDINSSILNSKRIIALKKGERFYDGSAVEFISKKYLDELFEKSFTLVNHPEEKMKMIVPEIYKS
- a CDS encoding ABC transporter substrate-binding protein encodes the protein MDTTKKFIAAFAFAVLSFSALGVGSPKAIKGGTFKYNLGQAPTTLNPLSSTDAYASSVQSYIIESLADRNPDTYEWQPLLAKSWEVSKDGTEYTFTLRDGVKWHDGKPLTIEDVKFSFDAIVDPTNKYKTAQIKPYYENIASAEVIGKNKIKFTAKKKYFGNFDVVAGLSIVPKHIYENPTEKQQKKLNKTLIGTGPYTLDGYRRGKHITLLNNKSWWGAKDPARKFEHNYGRILMRFVKDGTVAIQRLQKGDLDFNGLTVEEFERKTNGPQWGKSVFKVKTQNKAPTGYGFIGWNLKDRIFKSKKVRVALYHLLDREKMIEKFRFGMSLPATGPLYRQSIYANEKVKPVLYDPKKALKLLREDGWADTDKDGILDKVIDGQKVNLSFTILEPNQEFVKYLTIYKEDAKKAGVDINVKFVEWNTFIKKLDERSFEAVRLAWSGGSINWDPKQIWHSSSASASGSNFISYSNPKVDKLIDEARVTLDKEKRIVLLKEVYKQIAEDVPYAFFFNEKYRFYGHTDRLKREKDTYQFDLGLSYWWLKK
- a CDS encoding HAMP domain-containing methyl-accepting chemotaxis protein, giving the protein MKLKIQTQIITLVSFLFAFQVIICAISYIGLTSISEELDSVFSRSLPSIDNLVQADRDFQQSLVAERTLLLSGLDSEQKKKQVGEYYKNRAQVLERFSVYEKLAKTKEEKEIIEVFKTKYQDWVTISDTSMPLTESGYEGDHATLMNTSLNVTGPAFESSRDQLDALQEVIQTKAKVDFDVAREHYKEVELLMFSILGGCLLFTIGLSFYFIRSIKQKIESTINNVTNESLTLNNISGLLGQRATELASASQQQSASVTQTSSSLHEISEMVNKNTSTAVSSADLVNTGKRELDKGLQMILNLAEKVKDMNTASSELITKVDNNHKRFEEILGVFNNVQDKTSVINDIVFQTKLLSFNASVEAARAGEHGKGFSVVAEEVGNLAHMSGNSANEISELLEGSLSNISSMIENSKSEVSSAVKKSEEIITQTLDISARCEQTLKEIDQMFIRVTESTNEIATASQEQSSGVGEINTAVQEIDSANQLTTKSAHQVEESSKELISVAVSLEGSIDELKKLVA
- a CDS encoding class I SAM-dependent methyltransferase, yielding MFKTIALIFFISLPTFARQAISGNRYQLLSGVRKQKESIQFWDKKFAGEDYLYGKAPAKFLAENYGYIPLASKVLDVGMGEGRNTVFLARKGYNVTGVDISAIAVRKARRLAAEHGIRINAVVSSMEDFKGEKSSFDAILVFYYVDRELNKKLIEWLKPGGILIYESHTKKQKTLAGNEKYEDKYLLKELELLSMFPDLRVLKFEEPLHRGEFTSSIILQKPLR
- a CDS encoding FecCD family ABC transporter permease — protein: MKLKFLALFFLLVIVSLFSIMIGPGDFKFSDPGFSNIVWNIRLPQLLMSFLVGGLLSLSGLLFQAMFKNSLATPYTLGVASGAALGASLYFTLGLSLSFTFFNGVTIFSFISALLCVVIVYSMAIKRGRVSTHSLLLSGVVLSMICSSLILFLQFMGQERDAIQVVRWLMGGIDVVGFSSPVRLIPVVLISLFYCSFNARKLNIMYLGDDIALTRGVNIYKFRKSLYIVNSIVVAMVVAECGPIGFVGLLGPHMAKKVFGHKHQQLIPASFMVGGILLNLCDLLSRNIMEETLLPVGVMTALLGGPFLLYLLSRPTKS